GGACATTGATAACCATCGTGGTTAATTCTAAATCGTTTCTAGCTTCTCTCTCCAAGCATGAAGTTCAAGTCGGATTGCTTAAATAGCTTTTTGAATCCAAGTTGATACTTCCAATAGCAATACATAAAGTATGCTTGTAAATCATCTGTATTTGGTTGACCAGTACATTCCCACCCGCAAGCTCCTGACCGTAATTCCTCTTACATGTCGGAGAACACCAATTCACACCATTTTTTTCCGATGGAACTCATGGCAAATTCCACCTTAATTATATTCCTCTAAGTTTTATTAAATCTTACAAATGTTAAATAGTTTTTCACAAGTTTCATTACGGCCACCAGCCCACACATTTCATAAAATGGGTCGAAAAACTACGGTGCCCTTTCTTTCTGGCTTCAATGTTTCTTTATAGATGGTTCATCTAATTTTCacaaaaaatatttgaattttGGACCAGCTATTTCCATAATTATTTTCTGTTTCGTACAAGTTCTAGAAAAATATCATAAACAATTCAGATAAGTTTCACAAAATGAATCTTTCACAAAAAGTTTCATATAAATATATTTACCTAATATGTTAGAAACCACCATTGCAATATTAGTTAGATTATACATTCAAAGATCTCTAACATCACATTTAATAATATTAAAGTATATGCAAAAATACACATACTGGTAAAATATATGTATTTACTATAAAATTTATGCAATTGTTAAACATCAATTCAGGGATAGCTTCAGTAATAAAGCACACATTTGAGTTTTAACATAAATATAATTTAGTGATAGACAGTACGATTGCGTCACAAATAATATTAATCTatttgatccatattacttgtcattGCTTTAGTATGGAGGGGTTATAATTAATATATAACAATATTAATTTATGTTAGCTAAAACAATTATAATATTTTAATACTCTAATATTATATAAATATGAATTAAAATAATTATAGAAGTTCAATATAAAAAATATTAATCTGTTACTCATAGAGCGGCCATAACTCGAAGGTAAGGTTCCAGAGCAAGTGGGTAAATTAGAGGATAAATGAGAAAACAGAAATTAACAGAACATATTTAGTTAAAAACATACAACACATGTACCCGAGCCTTCAACCGTGCATATGTCGGAGGCCACGACAGCCACTCAGAAAACGTTGTCGGAGATTGTCAAAATAACTACCAAGTTGTGGTTGATGTAGTCTTCACATGTCTAGATTAATTTTTTGAAATGTGTAGATGTTCGTCCAGAGATATCCTAACCATTTATATTTGATATTCTTCACATGTCTAGATTAATATTTTTGTTGGAAACAAAGAAGATGTTGCCAAAATTTAGAGTTTTAAAACTACTAGCTCTTAATTAGAGTGATATGGTAACGTGTTTAGCTAGTGTAGAAATATGGGATGTTACAGTCAAAAAATACTTAGAGCCACTAGCCACTTTAGAGCTCTAGCACAACTCCGTTCGACCTATCAACTTCTCAATGCTTAACCGGACGAACCGATTCTATAATTCTGTTTTAGTAGAAACTTGATTGATTTGTTCCTGTATAAACAACTAAAGGAAAGGCTTCTGATCACACACTTGTCGTCTGGGGACCGCCCACAAGTTTAATTTATGCAAGTCTAGTATCTACTGCAAATTTAGAATCCTCTTAATATAAATTGTCCCAAAATAGCATGCAATTTGGATCTTATCTTAGTTAACGATAATGAAAAGCCTTGCTTTGCTCCAAAAAAAGGAATATTAGTTAAAAAAAGGATGTTGAAACTAACTACTGAAAGTAGCACAACACTTGCTGAATTGCCAGCTATGCATGGTGTGAAAGGTAACTGAGCTCATGGCCCTGGCGCATGCAGTTGACTACTACTAGGTCCGGTGTATTCGTAATCAAGGGACGACTTTGGCTGTGATTTTGACGGTTGGAGCTCTGATCGCCATGAGCGAGACCAGTGGGAAGCATCTATATAGCATACATGCTTTGCTAGCTTTGGCATGGTTCATTGCGTGCAGGTTGCTCTGATCGAAGCAAATGATCACACACAAAGAGAAGAGAGAAAATTGTTGTGGCGGGCCactcctcttcttcgtcttcttcttgggaacgCACCCTGGCGTCATCCTCCTAGCTGCCACAATCATGTGCTCTATGGACGATGATTGATTTGTCTGATATCTTCTTTCTTGTTGGGAATCGTTATGTTTGATTTGCAATACATGTAGAGGAGAGAGGATCACGTCTGCTGCGGCCACCTCCGTCACCCTAGGGGTGGTTGGTGCGAGGCAAGAGGCTGGAGTGCGGTGATGTGCCCCTGCCACTACCGACGGCCGGGTGGCACTGCTAGACCCTTCAGATCGGCAGCAGCATGGAAGCCACTTCTTGTCTATGAAATGAAATTAGAAGACCGTCGCGACACGATGAGCCGACGCTGGTGTCGCTCTGTTTGGCTGCCTTACTTAATTCGGATGCTCATTAAGGACATGGAGAAATAGTCAACAACTTACTGTTTTTCTTTTTTGCAACATTGTTATTTTCTGTTGACATGTATCTTTTTAGGGATCATTGTATTTTCTTACGCAATAAAGCTGCGCAGAGCATTTACATGTATAATGACAATCATTCTGTTGCTATAGTATGTATCGAACTTTTTTCGTTTGAGAATTTGATCTACTAAGTACTAAACTGAATGTTTAGAAGGAGGCATAACGTACAACAAACGCAAATGATGTGCCCAAGATATAATTTTCATTTCGTAAGCCATTTGATTCAAAACGAAGCACAACATAATCTCCGTACAGAATACACAATTTTCTTACGAAAAGAGAAGAAGTGACAAGATTTTTGGAAAAGGAAAAGGTGCACCACTTGATACTAGAGTACTTCACTTATGTGTGAACCAACCGAAAAATTGTctctgtgtgtgcgcgcgcgctgtTACACAAACTTGTACACCCTACTGTATACCTAATCGGAGAGATCGAGTGACGCGTGCAGACAAGAATACACTGGAAGGGTGCAAGCGAAGGAAAGAGCGGCTAGGGATCTCAAGATGTATGGCCTAGGAAGGCCGTTGTGCCTCTCTTCCCCCATATCCCACGGCTCCAAGCCACCCAAGCTTCTTGTCTCGGCCTCCATGGACGCTGAGCTTGGACTAAAACTGGACACGCGCCATTTTTCGTTGGAGAGCAACGAGATGAGCTGGAAGTCATGGTAGTCCATCGTTACAGAGGCATGGAGTGAGCAGCGTGCTTGCTACATAAATTTGGTTGAGCGCTCTAGCTGACTAGGTGTCGTACGCTATGTTCATTATTGAACTGATGAAACAAGTGCACCAATAATTCAAATACTGACTGATATGGTGAAAAAATACATTTAGTAACTCACAAACAGTTGACCAGTTACCTAACTAAAATTAGCTAGTACATGCTCTGGATTGTTGTCATCGCCCGCGTGTCTTAGTTAGCTATCCACGCGTGGAGATTATTCAAACTTCAAGCAGTAATCCTTGAGCTTCATGCAATGATGATGGCGCGCCAGTTTGAGCATGCTCGACGCGTTCTGTTTCGAGACAGACTGACCAAACAAGGTCTCGCATTTGTCCTTCATCCTGTCCAGCTGGAACCGGCACACCACAGCCAGCATGTCCCCGGCAGTAGTCATCGTGCCGTCTCCCGCAGCAAGGGCTATGTCTTCCAAGGGAGGCAACTCGTCGGTGTAGATGAAGTGGAGCATCGCCTTGAAGACAGCCGCCTTCATATCATTGATGGGTATGATGGCCTCCTCCTTGttggtggccgcaacaaccatgtaaAGGGTCGGGCACCGTGTGGCGATGATGAGGCTATGTGCGTGAATTTCTCTCTTTTCGACTAGGAACTTCACATCTGAAGCTTTCTCGCTCACTAGCAGTTCCTCAAGGTGAGACATGATGCTCGGCGGTGGCGCAAGAGTCTTGTCTTCGACACTGGCTGAAATGGCACTAACTAAGAAATTGCAGCGTATGGTTAGAGAGCCATCATGTGCTAGGTACTGGTACGGTGACTCGGTGCCTTTAGCGCTCATGAAATTTGAATACCCCCATGTTGTTGCTTTCCTGCTGAAGATTGGTTTAAATCGTCTTAGGATTGGCCGCAACTTGCCACCAGGGTCATGCATCCTCATAAACAGGGCTGCCCTAAGACCAGCGGTTCCTGGATCAGTCAACAATTTGGCGAACACGGAGATTGTCTTTTCCTTTACTGATACCTTTAGCTTCCAGTCATAACCTCCTATCTGAAAAATATCCGAAAAGATTGTTTGCTTGACACTATAGTTCCTTCGCATGCTATCGAAGTTGGGGATCCTCATCTCATATGTGCCGcggacaacctccgatatgttataTGTCGACACACTCTTTTTCTCTGGTCGTCGGCGGCTGGTGTTGGCGCCCAAGGAGGAGTCATTAGCCGCTAATTTACGTTTGGCTACTTTGTCCATTACATCTGCTGTGAACGACCAACAACTTTCCTCTAGCTCCTTGTACTCCTCCATGGCCTTGACATTGGCATACACGTCGTCATCGGACGCCAAGTAATCGATGCAAGATGCCTCCAGTTGGCGGCAGCTTAACCGTCCGTGCACCACCATCAGCGTCGGCGTGACAGAATCCACATCTATGTTTTCAGACAGTATCTTGTCGCACATGAGCCTTAGCTTCTCTAGGTCGTAGCGATCAGCGGCAACAAGCAGGTCAAGCGCCATGTCCACACGACGTCTCGCCGCACGTTTTTCTTTGCAACCACGTTGGCTTCTCAAAGCCACATCGCTAGCCTTCCTTTTGATGTTCAGCTTATCGGTGTAGATGAAGCGGAGCATGGCCCTGAAGGTTGAGGCGCTCATGTCATCGACCATGATGTGACGGGTGGTACCCTCTCTCATGTCACCGAGGAGCTCGGCGGCGAATACCGGTGACCGCATGGCAAGGACGAGCCTGTGCGCCTGGATCTCGGCCTGCTCCACAACGAACGTCACGTTCGGCAACATGCATGCAGGTCTTGTACTCTTCGACTCCGACGAGAGGAAAAGAAGCTTTTGCATATCCTCGGCGATGccagagtcctcctcctcctcccggagGACCTCGACGGTGCATAGGATGGTGAGGCGGTCGTCTTCCATGTAGTGGCTCTCATGGCTGCGGAACGCCTCTGGCACCGACAAGGTCCAGCTCCTGCCGGCCTGAGAAAGCTGCCAGCTGTTGCCGGACCAGACGTGGAAGGTGTAGGCTTCGTCGCTCTCCCACACGGCGGCGGGCCACCGGCCAAGCGGGTCCTCGATCCTCAGGCTGGCCTTGGCGACCACGGCGTCGTCGCTGATGTAGGCGGTGAGCAGCAAGAGGGCGATAGAGGCGAGGTGCCCGTCGTCATCGAAGCTGCAGTCTAGAGCCCAGTTGTGGCCGCCGACCTTAAAGGCGCCGGAGAGGATGGAGTAGTGGGCATTCTTGGCCAGCGCCGCGCGAGCGTTGTAGCCGACGATGTGGAACTCGTGCTCGCCTCGGACAGAGGACGCCGGCCTGCGTGCTGCCGTCTCTTCTTGTGGAGGCGGAGCGGCGGCCGGCGGGGTGGACCGCTTCTTCCATGGGCAACGGCGAGTCATCTGCAATGCTGACCGCGAGCTTCCTGGATGTATTCCTTCCGGTGGAGTATACGATGGATTGCTAAGGGGATACATGGGATTATATAGAAGCTAACCTATTCCCATGTACGAGCCGGACATGGATGGAGATAACCAATGCAAAGTTTCTTGTCCCGTGTAGGACTCCCCATCCGAAACGACTCGCAGTTCCAATCGGATTGCTTTAGGCTCCGTTCGGCTCGTGTGGTccggttttatttttcttttgcttttttcaACAGTTTCTTTGCTGGGTTTTCTAGTTTTCTGAACGTTTTTTTTTCTATATTTTTTACttatttttttagaaagggttctgTGTGCATTTTAAAATTGTTCAGTGCGTATCACAAAAAAATTGCTGTACATAAAAAAGTCCACTCTATATTAAAAATGCCCATCGTATATTAAAAATCTGtgtgtatttcaaaaaatgttcaccgtATATTAAAAaaatctactatatctaaatagttagcccccactactaggatgcCTCTGGTAACTCCATCAGTCAAGCAATGAAATAATTGTTTTGCCGCTGCTGTTGGTGACTGCGGCTAGGTAGGTAGCTCTTTTGATATTTTTCTTTTCGTTTTCAGTATTACTTTCCTCTTTATTTATGAATTGGATCTCCCTTGTAGTGGTTTATGTACTGTAGCTTCTACAATCTCGAGTCTTAACCCCTCAAGGTGCTAAAGTAAGTCCCCCCTTATCTATCAAACGTGTTAAATAATCTCCATCTTGCCCATATATCTTGCATGCCATATTTATTGATGATTAAATTGTTTCCCATGTTTACAATATAATCTGACGCGGTCATTGGATCCAAAACCCTACTGTTTTCCTTGTGTATAAAGCATTTGAGGCTTTAAGTTACACAAAAACACTATTACTACCATTGGACCTATTTGCACATTCAATTATTTTCATGCGTACTGTGCATGCATATGCCAACAGTTGCGGGGTATCTACTAGTGTTCATCATATAAAAAACATTGTTCGGTGTGTGTTTAAAAAAATATTCACCATAAATTTCTTTCTATAGTTCCTAGAACTATAAAAAAGAGAAAGTGTAAAAGaatcactaataaaagaaaaaccATACTAGAAGAGAAAAAAAAATGTAAACAATAGATAGAAAACCGAAGAAACCCATAAAAGGAAAAAGTCTGAAACAATCTGATATCTTCTTCTTTGTTGGGTCGCATTACAATTTGATTTTGCTATATATGTAGAGGAGGGAGGATCACGTCTGCTACGGCCGCCTCCGTCACCCCAGGGGCGGTCGGTGCGGGGCAAGAGGCTAGAGAGCGGTaacgtgccgccgccgccccgccaccattGATGGCCGCGGCGGCACCGCAAAACCCTTTAGATCGGCAGCAACGCGTGCATCGTCTTTTGTCCATGAAATGAAATGAAAGACCAGCGCGACATGTTGTGCCGACGCTGGTGTCCCTCTGTTTGCGTGCCTTAATTGGGATGATCATTAAGGACCCCGAGTAATAGTCAATGTTAGGTCTAACCTGgaactttctctctctctctctctcagaggtAGACGAAGGAGTACAAGAAGATAGTTTTCTGGCGACTAATGCTCTGGCACTCAAACCGCCTTTTTTTTTTTTGCTCTTATCATCAAAACAACCAGCTTACGAGTCTTTAAGTAATAGCCTGTCGCACGCATGCATAGCCGGTCCACCATGCTGGCTGCTAGAAGGGATAGAGGGGGATTGGCGTAATGCgatggatgtattattgagccttAGGGCGAGTATATATTGAATACAAGACTTGAAGGGTATGACGCCTCTCCTATAGATTAGGTAGGAGACGGATTACAAATCCTAGACTACCAAACACATGTAACCCAGATATATCTCTAACATCCTCCCGCAGTCATAGCGGTAGCGTTGCGAACAACATAAGCGTTGCGAACAACATAAGCGTTGCGGACGATCAGACTGGAGAGAATAGCATCCGACGGCTGGCATCCCCCCGCATTCGTAGCGGGAGCGTCGTGGACGGTGTCAGGTCGCGGATGTGTTGACTGTAGAGGAAGCCGTCGAGTTTCTCAAGCGAGGTGACAGCCCTTTGTGTCGTTGTCGAGGTAGCTGGGAGCATCGGTGGTGAAGCCGTGGTGGAGATAGCCGTGCGGAGAATGCCGTGGTCCATGTTGAGTCGGGGTGGCCGATGTCGAGGAAGTCGCCATGGAGCCACAGGTGCAAGGAGGCGCTGAGTTAGTCATGGACGCAGTGGTGTTGaggtagtggtgcgccgggaagaagacGGTATTGGTGAAGCTCCGCGCCGGGTTTTGTCAGAGCCAGGGACACGTCGTAGACGAAGGcacacatcggtgttgccagcaccgggcatgcgtagactgacgaagacgaagttgacgaagcgccgcaccaggcttgccaggccaggGGACACGTCATGGAAGAAGGCACGCATCAGTGGTGCCAGCACCAGGCATGCATATacggggacctgcacgagctgtatgccatgtcgaggagtcggaggggccagcagagaaggagACTCGACGACGGTTGTGGCGTCAATCGGCAtggggccgatgtcaccaacggtggttgGAGTAGACAAAGTGGTCGGAGAAGATGACGACGACGTTGCTGACGAgttggtgctggacgaagacgaagggggtggactgACGGCGCGGCTTCGGTGAGCGAGCGGTAGCGGCGCCGAGGAAGTAGAGCGGCAGCAACGGACTGAGGAGGCGGCGGTAGCGGTGCTCGAAATAGGCGAGGAGAACCCAACAACGTGACAAAGACCGGCGCAAACGGCGCCAAGGGAGGAGGCGCACATCGCATACGACGGGAGCTAGCTACTCTGTCAGTGAATCTGCTTAAACTCACAATTGTTTCATAGGCTCATTATTGCGTATGATCCCGAGTGCCTTCTCCAGGTTGGCCACCACGTTTGACATGGCTGGCCGGTCCTTGCCGTGCGGCCACAGGCAGAGCCTCGCCGTGTGTGTCACGAGCTCGAGCGCCTCCAACTGTCGCAGCATGGGCTGCAACTGCAACACCGGGCGGCCGTCTAGCATATCGTGCAGATTACCGTCTCGAATGACCGGGAGCGTGGAGTCCACCAGGGTCACGACGTCCTCGCCCTTCACCCGGCCGCTGCTAACCGGCGGCCTCCCGGTCAGCGCCTCCAAAATGACAACACCGAAGCTGTACACGTCGCTGGCCAGGTTCATGCGCCCCGTGCACCGGTACTCCGGGTCGATGTACCCGGGAGTGCCGACGACCTCCGCAACGAGCTGGTCCGCCTGCAAGACCTGTACGCTGACGAAGCCAGATAGGCGCGGCATCGAGTAACAGTTGGTGTCGAGGTGGATGTTGGACGAGCTCACGTTGCCGTGGATGATCGCGCAGCGGTGCAAGTGCTCTATGGCCCGGGATACGCCCAGCAGCACCTCCACGCGGGTCCTCCAAGACACCGTCACCGGCGACGAGCTGGAGACACCGTGCACCAGGTGGTCTCTCAGCGTGGTGTTGCTCATATGCCCCTGCTCGTAGACGAGGATCTTACGCTCTGCCACGAACGCGTCGTCCACGTCTTGCAGGGAACCGGTAGAGGAGCAGCCCGGCATCTCGCCGTCGCTAGTGTGCTCCGGAGAAAACATTTCGAGgatcttgtgctcctccatgaacgCCTCCTCCACGTCGTGGAGGGAGGCAGCCGAGTAGCAGCCCGGCACCTCGCCGGTGTCTTCGGGAGGAAAGATTCCTAGGATCTTGCACTGCGCTGCAAACGCGTCCTCTACGTTCGGCTGGGAGCCAgcagaggagcagatcgccacCTCGCCGGTGTGGATGGCAGGAAATATCTCGAGGAGCTCCGCCACGAACACGTCCTCCTGCTCCACCTTCCGCGGAGCCGGGGATCCGGGACAGGAGCAGCCTGGTTCATTGAggcggcgggcgatggcggcgtagCTGATCAAGGGGAAGAGGCTGAGGTGGGAGTCGATCCTGGCGTTGACTGACCTTAACCTATCGGCGTGGATGCTTGCCCGGAAGAATTGCTTGGCGGTGCTCCGCTTCTGGAAAGCGACGATGAGGTCGTATGCCTGTTGCAGCATGTCGATCAGCTCGGCCAGCGGCCGCTCCAACTCCGGGTCCGGCGGCAGGCCATGCAGCACGTGGCCGATCGTGGGCAGGCGGTCCCTGAGGTGGTCGTACTCCACCTTGTTCTGGCGCGCCGTCTCCACCACCCGCTTGATCTTGCCTATGATCCCCACCGCGGCCCCGACAAGCTGCGTCGTGCTGACCGCGATCTCCATATGACACACTGTACGCTATAGTCGTCCCAAGAAGAGGAAACAGAGGTAGAAGAAGTAGCTAGAGGAGTAGCATGCATTGATGAATGTGCCTATCAGACTATCAGTAGCTAATATATACATATAGCACGTAGTTTGTAGTTTTTTTTAACGTGAAATTCATATAGAGCGAGTCGCTTTGGAGACCAAGTACTAGAGTAGTACGTACTTAGTGCCCACAAGTAGCTAATTTAGTGGAAGTAAATTAGTGCCCACGAGTCCTACTGAACTTTGATTCTTGGAGAAGATGCTCTCACGTCGTGGAAATTCGGAGGAAATTCCGCAGGTGGAAGGGCGTCGTCCACGTGGAAGACCGTGAGCAGTCGGGTCCTCCTCGCTACTCTCGATCGATCTGCACCCTTGAGTATATTGGTCAGCGCTGATCGTACGGTGGACCCTCCTCAGCCCTTGATCGTAAGGCGAGCGCTGACTTCAGCTTACAGCGCGTCCCTTTCACCACCCACCCTCACACGCGTTTGCTTCACCCACACACCATgttgagtactccctccgttttaaattACTCGTTGCATAAATGAATGTATGTAAAActtaaatacatctagatacatctatatccacgacaagtaattcggaacggaggaagtagtactTTACTGCTTTCTTATTATTGGACCATGTACTAGGACTATAAATAAACCGGTCGGCCGGCCAACGCATGTCATCTGTGGTAACCGTAACCGTGTATAATAGAGAATACCCCACGCGTCGTTGAGGGAACTGATGATGATAGAAATTTAGGTTGATAGCATCATAATCAAAATTAAAAATAGTTATGATTTATTATATTTGATCATGTATCATTGTAAAATATTCATTGAAGACAAGTGGAATAATTGAATGGTAAACAGTTTCCTATGCATGGTTGAATATTGTGGTGAATTTTTTTCCATGCATGATTGCATGTTGTGATGGGTCTTTATGTCATTCATAATTGTATGGTaaaatgcactagtagaaaaacaaccattcgtcccggttggtaagggccttttgtcccgatttatgaaccgggactaaaggatcgttactaatgccctaaccctttagtcccggttcttacacgaaccgggacagatgggcctccacgtggccggtgcgccgagcccaggcaggagggcctttggacccagttggtggcaccaaccgggaccaataggcatccacgcgtcagtatttcaggggctggggtttttgttttttttaaaggggggggggttgggggtttggggggtttaatttaggtgtttcatatgttgtgttagctagctaattaatagagagaagtgtcctctcttatgtccgtgcttggtcgacgctatatatacgtatatatagagaggactagacacgctagttagtaagcaaatgaaggaaacagaagatcgtcatgaacatctgcatacagagagaagtgatatcgaccacctctccttctccgagagattggtcgaacaacaagttctcgtatatctatccgacactaccggctacatatatacaataattatctcttacaatgtaATTAAtgtcctaattatatatgaacacagggtccacatagtattctccgtcttcagcgatcacatggtcaaggaagaatgccaccaattcctcttgaattgctcgcatacgatctggtgctaggagttcatcccgcatctgaaacatcttatttgaacaagggggtcaatatatatatatatatatatatatatatatatatatatatatatatatatatatatatatgaataaatgaaactaaacacaaatga
The Triticum dicoccoides isolate Atlit2015 ecotype Zavitan chromosome 3A, WEW_v2.0, whole genome shotgun sequence genome window above contains:
- the LOC119271689 gene encoding BTB/POZ and MATH domain-containing protein 3-like gives rise to the protein MTRRCPWKKRSTPPAAAPPPQEETAARRPASSVRGEHEFHIVGYNARAALAKNAHYSILSGAFKVGGHNWALDCSFDDDGHLASIALLLLTAYISDDAVVAKASLRIEDPLGRWPAAVWESDEAYTFHVWSGNSWQLSQAGRSWTLSVPEAFRSHESHYMEDDRLTILCTVEVLREEEEDSGIAEDMQKLLFLSSESKSTRPACMLPNVTFVVEQAEIQAHRLVLAMRSPVFAAELLGDMREGTTRHIMVDDMSASTFRAMLRFIYTDKLNIKRKASDVALRSQRGCKEKRAARRRVDMALDLLVAADRYDLEKLRLMCDKILSENIDVDSVTPTLMVVHGRLSCRQLEASCIDYLASDDDVYANVKAMEEYKELEESCWSFTADVMDKVAKRKLAANDSSLGANTSRRRPEKKSVSTYNISEVVRGTYEMRIPNFDSMRRNYSVKQTIFSDIFQIGGYDWKLKVSVKEKTISVFAKLLTDPGTAGLRAALFMRMHDPGGKLRPILRRFKPIFSRKATTWGYSNFMSAKGTESPYQYLAHDGSLTIRCNFLVSAISASVEDKTLAPPPSIMSHLEELLVSEKASDVKFLVEKREIHAHSLIIATRCPTLYMVVAATNKEEAIIPINDMKAAVFKAMLHFIYTDELPPLEDIALAAGDGTMTTAGDMLAVVCRFQLDRMKDKCETLFGQSVSKQNASSMLKLARHHHCMKLKDYCLKFE
- the LOC119271690 gene encoding putative receptor protein kinase CRINKLY4, with amino-acid sequence MEIAVSTTQLVGAAVGIIGKIKRVVETARQNKVEYDHLRDRLPTIGHVLHGLPPDPELERPLAELIDMLQQAYDLIVAFQKRSTAKQFFRASIHADRLRSVNARIDSHLSLFPLISYAAIARRLNEPGCSCPGSPAPRKVEQEDVFVAELLEIFPAIHTGEVAICSSAGSQPNVEDAFAAQCKILGIFPPEDTGEVPGCYSAASLHDVEEAFMEEHKILEMFSPEHTSDGEMPGCSSTGSLQDVDDAFVAERKILVYEQGHMSNTTLRDHLVHGVSSSSPVTVSWRTRVEVLLGVSRAIEHLHRCAIIHGNVSSSNIHLDTNCYSMPRLSGFVSVQVLQADQLVAEVVGTPGYIDPEYRCTGRMNLASDVYSFGVVILEALTGRPPVSSGRVKGEDVVTLVDSTLPVIRDGNLHDMLDGRPVLQLQPMLRQLEALELVTHTARLCLWPHGKDRPAMSNVVANLEKALGIIRNNEPMKQL